The Candidatus Omnitrophota bacterium DNA window TGACGTCGAACCACTTTATCCTTTTATCAGGCCTGTGCCATGTAAGCTGCCGCTTCGCAAAGCGCCTTGTATTCATCTTCATCAGCTCCTTCGCCGCGTTAAGGCCGTATTCGCCTTTTAGAAAACCGGACAACTCTCTTAGTCCTATCACGGCATTTGCGGTCTTGCTCAATTTCTTTTTGTATATATTTTTAACTTCTTTTAAGGCTCCGGCATTAATCATATCATCAACCCTATCGTTTATATTCGAATAGATAAGGTCTCTGGGGGCCGTCAGGCCGAATATCTTTACTTTGTAGCTACCCGCTATGCCTTTTGTGCTCTTCTTTAATTCGGTCATAGTCTTACCGGTACTATTATATATCTCAAGAGCTCTTATTACACGCCTGATATCATTTTTATGGATAAGACGCGCGGACTGCGGATCAACCTTCTGTAATTTTTTATACAGATACTCATTTCCATAACGCGCGGCAAGGCCATACATCTTTTTCCTGAAATTTTGATCCGCTTCCGGTGAGGGAAAAAGGCCGTCTACCAGCGCCCTTACATACAGCCCGGTACCTCCGAGAACTATCGGTATCTTTTTGCGTTTTAATATATCTTTTATTAAATGTTCGGCGCGTCCGGCAAATTGCGCGGCTGAAAATTCACTTTGTGGATTTAAGAATTTTATCAGGTGATATCGCGTATTTTTTGTCTCTTTGACGCCCGGAGCCTGGCTTAGGATATTTACACCTTTATATACCTGCATGGAGTCGCAGGATATTATTTCACCTTCGATCTTTTTGGCGAGTCTGACACCAAGCGCTGTCTTGCCTATCGCCGTCGGCCCAACAATAATTATAATGAAGGGCTTAGTTAGCGGCATACCTTCGTCTTGTATCCATCAGTTTTCAGCTTCTTCGCTGTTTTTTCAGCTTCAGCCGCCGACTCATAAGAACCTACTTTTACCCTATAAAACGTCATTTTTAATTTGTAAGCAGTTTCTATGGAG harbors:
- the miaA gene encoding tRNA (adenosine(37)-N6)-dimethylallyltransferase MiaA, with protein sequence MPLTKPFIIIIVGPTAIGKTALGVRLAKKIEGEIISCDSMQVYKGVNILSQAPGVKETKNTRYHLIKFLNPQSEFSAAQFAGRAEHLIKDILKRKKIPIVLGGTGLYVRALVDGLFPSPEADQNFRKKMYGLAARYGNEYLYKKLQKVDPQSARLIHKNDIRRVIRALEIYNSTGKTMTELKKSTKGIAGSYKVKIFGLTAPRDLIYSNINDRVDDMINAGALKEVKNIYKKKLSKTANAVIGLRELSGFLKGEYGLNAAKELMKMNTRRFAKRQLTWHRPDKRIKWFDVSKISQGRIISAIAKGVS